A genomic segment from Cyanobium sp. NIES-981 encodes:
- a CDS encoding glycosyltransferase family 39 protein: MSPGRSPWSWALLALLVVAAVLRFHNPAQHWLSHDEVHTALRTAGFPQEQIARLAVPSTTLKAGDLQRFLHLSPDHGWAATLRQLVRHPEHPPLYFLLARLVREASGDAMARVRQLSALFSLLTLPAMAWLGREASGQRGLAAVVAVTTAVSPLHLLYAQEARPYSLLLLLSALACAAYLRLRRLPGPRLFWGYVLSLLAGLYTSLIFLVVPLSHGLHALLAGRHRAQRRRWAGATALALLGFLPWLSVMGLRLHALLSHTAWLRTAAPPASGPLIRSLHWSAPFLDLGAPPPPWWPWLVLPVLLGLALAGAHHLARRGGGDWLLLVLLPAVNLLALESADLLSGGRHALTTRYLLPGLLGVQLLVAAAIWGLIASRSSRAVGGMVLLLCVLAGSVSCLSILRADSWWSRYAFHQPAELQRVLEACPGSVLRVVISPTSTGEAISLAQRLDGRTRVHFAARHATSPAVPVLHRSALGQVLMPSRDPAAVQEAS; the protein is encoded by the coding sequence TTGAGCCCTGGCCGATCCCCCTGGAGCTGGGCCCTCCTGGCACTGCTGGTCGTGGCGGCCGTGCTGCGCTTCCACAACCCGGCCCAGCACTGGCTCTCCCATGACGAAGTGCACACCGCGCTGCGCACGGCAGGCTTTCCCCAGGAGCAGATCGCCCGGCTTGCGGTGCCGTCCACCACGCTGAAGGCAGGCGACCTGCAGCGTTTTCTTCACCTCTCCCCCGACCACGGCTGGGCGGCCACGCTGCGGCAGCTGGTCCGGCACCCGGAACATCCCCCCCTCTACTTCCTGCTGGCCCGGCTGGTGCGTGAGGCCTCCGGTGACGCGATGGCCCGGGTGCGGCAGCTCTCCGCCCTGTTCAGCCTGCTGACCCTGCCTGCCATGGCCTGGCTAGGCCGGGAGGCTTCCGGCCAGCGGGGGCTCGCCGCCGTGGTCGCCGTGACCACCGCCGTTTCGCCCCTGCACCTGCTCTACGCCCAGGAGGCACGGCCCTACAGCCTGCTGCTGCTGCTGAGCGCCCTTGCCTGCGCGGCCTACCTGCGCCTGCGGCGGCTGCCCGGCCCCAGGCTGTTCTGGGGCTACGTGCTCAGCCTGCTGGCCGGCCTCTACACCAGCCTGATCTTTCTGGTGGTTCCCCTGAGCCACGGCCTCCACGCCCTGCTCGCGGGGCGGCACCGCGCCCAGCGCCGCCGCTGGGCAGGCGCCACTGCCCTGGCGCTGCTGGGCTTTCTTCCCTGGCTGTCGGTGATGGGCCTGCGGCTGCATGCCCTGCTCAGCCACACGGCCTGGCTGCGGACCGCGGCCCCACCCGCCTCCGGGCCCCTGATCCGCAGCCTGCACTGGAGTGCTCCCTTTCTGGACCTGGGCGCCCCACCACCGCCGTGGTGGCCCTGGCTGGTGCTGCCGGTTCTGCTGGGTCTGGCGCTGGCCGGTGCCCACCATCTGGCGCGCCGCGGCGGTGGCGACTGGCTGCTGCTGGTGCTGCTGCCGGCCGTGAATCTGCTGGCCCTCGAGAGCGCCGATCTGCTGAGCGGTGGACGCCATGCCCTCACCACGCGCTACCTCCTCCCGGGTCTCCTTGGCGTTCAGCTTCTGGTGGCCGCAGCCATCTGGGGGCTGATCGCCTCCAGAAGCAGCCGCGCCGTGGGTGGGATGGTGCTGCTGCTCTGCGTGCTGGCGGGGTCCGTCTCGTGCCTCTCCATCCTGCGGGCGGACAGCTGGTGGAGCCGTTATGCGTTCCACCAACCGGCCGAGCTGCAACGGGTGCTGGAGGCCTGCCCGGGGAGTGTGCTGCGGGTGGTGATCTCCCCGACCAGCACCGGGGAGGCCATCTCGCTCGCGCAGCGACTGGATGGGCGCACCCGTGTCCATTTCGCCGCGCGCCATGCCACCTCTCCGGCTGTCCCTGTGCTCCACCGCTCCGCCCTGGGGCAGGTTCTGATGCCCAGCAGGGATCCTGCAGCGGTGCAGGAGGCTTCCTGA
- a CDS encoding M3 family metallopeptidase, with product MGNATALQPLLAGRGLPAFEAITPEQISRAIPQLLEELHTELTALESRLEEQLAQPACQLSWDAVMDPLQWLGERMRWSWGVVSHLHGVCNSPELREAYQQQQPAVVAFGSRAGQSRPIYRALERLSSQHAASQPGEPQHLDATQLRILEAERLDMQLRGVGLEGAEQEAFNAATAELASLANTFGNHVLDATNGWSLTLTSEEELAGLPASLRELLAQAAREAGEEGWRLGLDMPRVMPFLKYSQRRDLREQVYRAHVSRAASGDLDNGPLIERILTLKREQARRLGYADWAEVSLATKMAGSVAEVEQLLEELRAAAFPVAEAEIEALKACARRHGAPEADDLRPWDVSYWAEVLRQESFELDAEALRPWFPLEQVLQGLFGLCQRLFDIRIVSTEGEAPLWHPDVRYFRVLDAGSGSPLAGFYLDPYSRPGSKRGGAWMDECLGRSRTPSGEPVLPVAYLVCNQSPPVGDTPSLMTFEEVETLFHEFGHGLQHMLTTVERPQAAGINNVEWDAVELPSQFMENWCYDRATLMGMARHWQSGEPLPESEYGKLLAARTFMGGTATLRQVHFALTDLRLHSRWTPECGQSPEQLRREIARTTTVLEPIPEDAFLCAFSHIFAGGYAAGYYSYKWAEVLSADAFGAFEEVGLEQEEAIVATGRRFRDTVLSLGGSRSPAEVFEAFRGRQPSSEALIRHSGLSSVAAAAG from the coding sequence ATGGGCAACGCCACCGCTCTTCAGCCCCTGCTCGCCGGCCGGGGACTGCCGGCCTTCGAAGCGATCACGCCTGAGCAGATCAGCCGTGCCATCCCCCAGCTGCTGGAGGAGCTCCACACTGAGCTCACAGCGCTGGAGAGTCGGCTCGAGGAGCAGCTGGCCCAGCCCGCCTGTCAGCTGAGCTGGGACGCCGTGATGGACCCGCTGCAATGGCTGGGGGAACGAATGCGCTGGAGCTGGGGGGTGGTGAGCCACCTCCACGGGGTGTGCAACAGCCCCGAGCTGCGCGAGGCCTACCAGCAGCAGCAGCCGGCGGTGGTGGCCTTCGGCAGCCGCGCCGGTCAGAGCCGCCCGATCTACCGCGCCCTGGAGCGGCTGTCCAGCCAGCACGCGGCCAGCCAGCCGGGCGAGCCCCAACACCTCGATGCCACCCAGCTGCGAATCCTCGAGGCCGAGCGCCTGGACATGCAACTGCGGGGTGTGGGGCTGGAGGGGGCCGAGCAGGAGGCCTTCAATGCCGCCACGGCCGAGCTGGCCAGCCTCGCCAATACGTTCGGCAACCACGTGCTCGATGCCACCAACGGCTGGAGCCTCACCCTCACCAGCGAGGAGGAACTGGCGGGCCTGCCGGCGAGCCTGCGGGAGCTGCTGGCCCAGGCCGCCCGCGAAGCGGGTGAGGAGGGCTGGCGCCTGGGGCTGGACATGCCCCGGGTGATGCCGTTCCTCAAGTACAGCCAGCGGCGCGACCTGCGCGAGCAGGTGTACCGGGCCCATGTGAGCCGGGCCGCCAGCGGCGATCTCGACAACGGCCCGCTGATCGAACGGATCCTCACCCTCAAAAGGGAGCAGGCGCGCCGCCTGGGCTACGCCGACTGGGCCGAGGTGAGCCTGGCCACCAAGATGGCCGGCTCCGTGGCGGAGGTGGAGCAGCTCCTGGAGGAGCTGCGGGCCGCGGCATTCCCGGTGGCCGAGGCGGAGATCGAGGCCCTCAAGGCCTGCGCCCGGCGCCATGGCGCCCCCGAAGCCGACGATCTCAGGCCCTGGGACGTGAGCTACTGGGCCGAGGTGCTCCGCCAGGAATCGTTCGAGCTCGATGCCGAGGCCCTGCGCCCCTGGTTTCCGCTGGAGCAGGTGCTGCAGGGCCTGTTCGGCCTCTGCCAGCGGCTCTTCGACATCCGCATCGTGAGCACCGAGGGGGAGGCCCCCCTGTGGCACCCCGATGTGCGCTACTTCCGGGTGCTGGATGCCGGCAGCGGATCGCCGCTGGCCGGGTTCTACCTCGATCCCTACAGCCGGCCCGGCAGCAAGCGCGGTGGCGCCTGGATGGATGAGTGCCTGGGCCGCTCCCGCACCCCATCCGGAGAGCCCGTGCTGCCGGTGGCCTACCTGGTCTGCAACCAGAGCCCGCCGGTGGGCGACACCCCGAGCCTGATGACCTTCGAGGAGGTGGAGACCCTCTTCCACGAATTCGGCCATGGCCTGCAGCACATGCTCACCACCGTGGAGCGTCCCCAGGCGGCCGGGATCAACAACGTGGAGTGGGATGCGGTGGAGCTTCCCAGCCAGTTCATGGAGAACTGGTGCTACGACCGCGCCACGCTGATGGGCATGGCGCGCCACTGGCAGAGCGGCGAGCCCCTGCCGGAGAGCGAATACGGCAAACTGCTGGCGGCCCGCACCTTCATGGGGGGCACCGCCACCCTGCGGCAGGTGCACTTCGCCCTCACCGACCTGCGGCTCCACAGCCGCTGGACACCGGAATGCGGCCAGAGCCCGGAGCAGCTGCGCCGCGAAATTGCCCGCACCACCACGGTGCTGGAGCCGATTCCGGAGGATGCCTTCCTCTGCGCCTTCAGCCACATCTTCGCCGGTGGCTACGCGGCCGGCTATTACTCCTACAAGTGGGCGGAAGTGCTCAGCGCCGATGCCTTCGGCGCCTTCGAGGAGGTGGGGCTGGAGCAGGAGGAGGCCATCGTGGCCACCGGGCGCCGCTTCCGCGACACCGTGCTGAGCCTGGGGGGCAGCCGCTCCCCGGCGGAGGTGTTCGAGGCGTTCCGGGGCCGCCAGCCCAGCAGCGAGGCCCTGATCCGCCATTCGGGTCTGAGCTCGGTGGCGGCCGCCGCCGGCTGA
- a CDS encoding phosphotransferase enzyme family protein has protein sequence MPPQALGQDGAMESSMTDLRGIAEHFALPAAVTSVEPLGNGNVNDTFRVETAGGQRFVLQRLNTHVFPRPELVMANIVALNRHVAGRGAPSGPQRERWELPEAIPLRAEAAESHGEPGGQAFQLEVPSGVWRLISHVDQATTHDTVLSLDHAAELGRGLGTFHRLIHDLPCAQLADTLEGFHITPAYLASYERVRANLQSSSPERRFDADERHCIAFVEQRRDLAGVLEQAKAAGVLQLRPIHGDPKVNNVMLDATSGRAVALVDLDTVKPGLVHYDIGDCLRSGCNPAGEECRDLDAVVFDLDRCRAILDGYLDQARGFLTPPDFDHLYVAGRLISFELGLRFFTDHLAGNRYFKVSHPRHNLERALVQFRLTESIEAQEPAIRAVIEELR, from the coding sequence ATGCCGCCGCAGGCCCTTGGGCAGGATGGGGCGATGGAGTCCTCCATGACCGACCTGCGCGGCATCGCCGAACACTTCGCCCTGCCGGCGGCGGTGACCAGCGTGGAACCCCTGGGCAACGGCAATGTGAACGACACGTTCCGGGTGGAGACGGCTGGCGGCCAGCGTTTCGTGCTGCAGCGGCTCAACACCCACGTGTTCCCCCGCCCGGAGCTGGTGATGGCCAACATCGTGGCGCTGAACCGCCACGTGGCCGGCCGAGGGGCACCGTCCGGGCCGCAGAGGGAGCGCTGGGAACTGCCCGAAGCGATCCCGCTGCGGGCTGAGGCAGCGGAGTCCCACGGCGAGCCCGGCGGGCAGGCGTTTCAGCTGGAAGTCCCGAGCGGAGTGTGGCGCCTGATCAGCCACGTGGATCAGGCCACCACCCACGACACGGTGCTCAGCCTCGACCACGCGGCCGAACTGGGGCGGGGCCTGGGCACCTTCCACCGGCTGATCCACGACCTGCCCTGCGCCCAGCTGGCCGACACCCTGGAGGGGTTCCACATCACACCGGCCTACCTGGCCAGCTACGAGCGGGTGCGGGCCAACCTGCAGAGCAGCTCCCCGGAGCGGCGGTTCGACGCCGACGAGCGCCACTGCATCGCCTTCGTGGAGCAGCGCCGGGACCTGGCAGGGGTGCTGGAGCAGGCCAAGGCTGCCGGGGTGCTGCAGCTGCGGCCGATTCACGGCGATCCGAAGGTGAACAACGTGATGCTGGATGCCACCAGCGGCCGCGCCGTGGCCCTGGTGGATCTGGACACGGTGAAGCCGGGCCTGGTGCACTACGACATCGGCGACTGCCTGCGCTCCGGCTGCAATCCGGCAGGGGAGGAATGCCGCGACCTGGACGCTGTGGTGTTCGATCTCGACCGCTGCCGCGCCATCCTGGACGGCTATCTGGACCAGGCCCGGGGATTCCTCACCCCCCCGGATTTCGACCATCTCTATGTGGCGGGGCGACTGATCAGCTTTGAGTTGGGCCTTCGGTTCTTCACCGATCACCTGGCCGGCAACCGCTATTTCAAGGTGAGCCATCCGCGCCACAACCTGGAGCGGGCCCTGGTGCAGTTCCGTCTCACCGAGAGCATCGAGGCCCAGGAGCCTGCCATCCGGGCCGTGATCGAGGAGCTGCGCTGA
- a CDS encoding DOMON-like domain-containing protein, whose translation MERQVFALVPFEAAAPAVTIGGRLRVGAAEPGGTGLVLELTFDVRSQPEHHGLAGLALPRPPAGVAGGPGEGARRDGLWEHTCLECFLAPAGQPHYLEFNLAPDGAWNVYALDAYRQGLRPAAEYRSLPFHCRIGPEALQLELRCPLPSSWHGVRAIDWQVSAVLENLDGGLSHWALRHPAAAADFHDRRQWSRGELL comes from the coding sequence ATGGAACGGCAGGTGTTCGCGCTCGTTCCCTTCGAGGCGGCTGCGCCGGCCGTCACCATCGGTGGCCGGCTCCGGGTGGGCGCCGCCGAGCCGGGCGGCACCGGGCTGGTGCTGGAGCTGACATTCGACGTGCGCAGCCAACCTGAGCACCATGGCCTCGCCGGCCTGGCCCTGCCCCGGCCACCGGCCGGCGTCGCGGGCGGGCCCGGCGAGGGCGCACGGCGCGACGGCCTGTGGGAGCACACCTGCCTGGAATGCTTCCTGGCTCCCGCCGGCCAGCCCCACTACCTGGAGTTCAACCTCGCTCCGGATGGGGCGTGGAACGTCTACGCCCTGGATGCCTACAGGCAGGGACTGCGTCCGGCGGCGGAGTACCGCAGCCTGCCCTTCCACTGCCGGATCGGCCCTGAAGCCCTCCAGCTGGAGCTGCGCTGCCCGCTGCCTTCCAGCTGGCACGGGGTGAGGGCGATCGACTGGCAGGTGAGCGCCGTGCTGGAGAACCTGGATGGCGGCCTGAGCCACTGGGCCCTGCGCCATCCCGCCGCCGCCGCCGACTTTCACGACCGGCGGCAGTGGAGCCGGGGAGAGCTGTTGTGA